The Longimicrobium sp. DNA window AAGCCCGTCACCGCCATCCTCGACACGACACCGTCCGCCACGCCCACCGTCCTGCGCCTCAGCCGCTGGATCGCCGAGTACTACCTGGCGCCCCTGGGCCAGGTGCTCCGCACCGCACTCCCCGCCGGCCTCGCCGATTCCTCCACGGACTTCATCGTCCTGGCCAGCGACCCGGGTGACGAGGGGCTGACGCAGCATGAGGCGAAGCTGGTCGACTTCCTCCGCGGGCGCGAAGGGCCGCAGCCCGTCGCGCGCGTCCGCCGCGAACTCGGCGAGCGTGCGTCGTGGCCCATCATCCGCCGGCTGGAAGAGCAGGGGATCCTCCGCGTGGAAACCGAGGCCCCCCGCGAGCAGCCGCCGGTCCGCACCCGGCGGATGCTGGCGATCGCCCAGGTCCTGCCGACGCTGCTGGCCCGCGAAGAGGCGTTCGGCAGGGCCAAGCGCCAGCGCGAGGCGTACGAGGTGATCGAAGGGCTGGGCGGGCGGGTGGAGGCGGCGCACCTGACCGGACAGATGGGATTCACCACCGAGATCGTCCGGCAGCTGGTGAAGAAGGAGCTGCTCGCGGTCGAGGAAGAGGAGGTCTCCCGCGATCCCTACGCGCAGATCCCGGATGGCATCGCCCCGCGGCTGAAGCCGACGGAAGCGCAGGCCGGCGTGATCGTGCACCTGCAGCACGCATCCCGAACCGCCACGCCGGGAACGTTCCTGCTACGCGGGGTGACCGGATCGGGGAAGACGCTCGTGTACATCGAGCTGCTGCGCGAGGTGGTGGATCGCCAGGGGAAGACCGCGATCGTCCTGGTGCCCGAGATCGCGCTGACGCCGCAGACGGTGGGGCGCTTCAAGGCCGTGTTCGGCGACCGCGTGGCCGTTCTCCACTCCGCCCTTTCCGACGGCGAGCGGTACGACGAGTGGCGCTCGCTGCGCTCCGGCGAAAAGCGGATCGTCGTCGGCGCGCGCTCCGCCGTGTTCGCGCCGATGGAAAACGTAGGCGCGATCATCGTCGACGAGGAGCACGAGGGCTCGTACAAGCAGGGCGAGGCGCCGCGGTACCACGCCCGCGAGGTGGCCGTCGTCCGCGCGGCCATCGAGGGCGCCGTCTGCCTGCTGGGCTCGGCCACCCCGGCGCTGGAAAGCTGGGCGAATGCGAAGGCCGGCAAGTACACGCTGCTGGAGCTTCCCCATCGCGTGGGCGGGCAGCCGCTGCCGCCCATCCGCATCGTCGACCTGCGCAAGGAGCGCGAAAAGATCAAGAAGACCACGGGCCCCCTGCAGGAGCCGTCACCCGTGGTCGTTTCCGACATCCTGGCGGAGGCCGTCCGCGAGCGCATCCGCAAGCAGGAGCAGACCATCCTGCTGCTCAACAGGCGCGGGTA harbors:
- the priA gene encoding primosomal protein N', whose protein sequence is MFVEVALPLPLPRTFTYAVPPELRDAARPGARVLVPFANKEKIGWIDRVADEPQRGNRIKPVTAILDTTPSATPTVLRLSRWIAEYYLAPLGQVLRTALPAGLADSSTDFIVLASDPGDEGLTQHEAKLVDFLRGREGPQPVARVRRELGERASWPIIRRLEEQGILRVETEAPREQPPVRTRRMLAIAQVLPTLLAREEAFGRAKRQREAYEVIEGLGGRVEAAHLTGQMGFTTEIVRQLVKKELLAVEEEEVSRDPYAQIPDGIAPRLKPTEAQAGVIVHLQHASRTATPGTFLLRGVTGSGKTLVYIELLREVVDRQGKTAIVLVPEIALTPQTVGRFKAVFGDRVAVLHSALSDGERYDEWRSLRSGEKRIVVGARSAVFAPMENVGAIIVDEEHEGSYKQGEAPRYHAREVAVVRAAIEGAVCLLGSATPALESWANAKAGKYTLLELPHRVGGQPLPPIRIVDLRKEREKIKKTTGPLQEPSPVVVSDILAEAVRERIRKQEQTILLLNRRGYATFVQCRECGLVWHCPHCNVSLTYHRKRHRLTCHYCLHEEPAPKHCPSCGSDELSFKGVGTEQVERAVEEAFPSARIARMDVDTTGGKWAHHDILGRVERGEVDILLGTQMIAKGLDFPNVTLVGVINADTGINLPDFRATERTFQLLTQVAGRAGRGPKGGEVFIQTALPNHYAIISATEHDFVGFAEKEFDTRRDPAYPPFSRLINVVVSGVDEQLTQEAAVAAADWMSGLLTARKVADVVLVGPAPCPIDRIRTRWRWHFILRSPNARVLGQVGRYFYEKYRIPANKADLRIALDRDPVALL